CATGGCGAGTTCTGTTTGGAAATCCCGGCTGGCTATCCTTTCCAGGACCTGTGCATTCATCATGCGCGGCTGACCGTCGCCGTCGACGAGATTGAGTTCGATCTCCAGGCCCATCAGGTTCCTGGGCCGGTCGAATCGCTTCTCCTCCAGCAGCCGTCCCAGCCCGGTCAGACAGTCCCGGAGCTTGTCGCGATACCGGTGACGATCCGACAGGTCGAACGGCCCTGCCACGACCTTCTCCCCCATCGAAGTGTCCCTCCTCGAATGGGCAGGCCGAGGGTACGGCCGCTGTTGTCATGGGTCACGGGGGATGATGCCCCGGCTCGGCGATCGGTAACGTCCCGGTCGGCGACGGCCGGTCACGTACCGTCCGTCCCGTCCCGCTCATGGCCCACTCCTTCGATTACTCCTTCACGCGAACCGGCGCGCCGCTACGCTGGAGCGGTGGTCCACAGGCACATTCAGGGGGCATGAAGCAGTAAGCAGTTCCGGTTCTCAACCAACTCGTGCATCTCGTGAAAAACGCCAACGAGATTCAGCCGTCCCCTTCCACAGCGTATTCCGAGGTCACGGGGCGGGTACCCACTCCGGACCGGGACAAACCCACGCTTTTTCACGGCCGAATAGCCGCTTGTTGTTGATGACGACAACGTCTAGACGAAACATCGGGCGAACACACGTCGTATAAAATTCGCGAACGAGGCAGAGAGTTGGCGCTCGCGGTCCCCGCCCTGTCGTCACGGCACCGTCATTTCCACCGCGGTGCCGTCATCCGTCCGGGTACCGGCCCCGCCACCTCTGACCCCGAGAGCTGACAGCGTCGTCCGCACGCCCACCCACGCCTGCGCGCCACCGTGCCTGTCGAATGAGAGGCGACCCACCATGCCGCTGCACGTCCCCCCGGCTCCCGCCCCCGCCCTGCGCTCCGTCCTGACGGCACTCGGTTCCCCGACCGCGGTCCGTGAGGCGCGCACTCCCTCGCTGCGCGCCGCTCCGGGCCCCGTCACGCCCGATCTGCCGCTCCCGGTGCACGTCCTGGAGCGGAACACCGCCGCGGGCGCCACCACCAGGCTCTCCGGGTGGCGGTTCCTCATCCGCAGCGGCGACCGGGCGGTGGCCGCCGCGGAGTCGATGCTGACGCCCGACGGCTGGGCCTTCTCGCACTTCTTCGAGGGCCCGTACATCGCCTCCACGGAGCTCGCGCTGCGCCAGGCCGAGGCGGCGGCACAGCCGTACCAGCCCCGGCTGCTGTCCGTGCCGGAGCTGTACATGCTCACGCTGTGGCTGCACGGCGACCCCGCGGCCGACGGGGCGAGCGGCGCCCCGCTCGCCACCGACCTGCTGGTGCCGCTGGCGCCGGCACCGCCCGGCATCGCCGCGCACCGCCCGTACCGGGCCGCCGATCTGCTCCCGATGCTCACCCTCCGCACGACGGCCCCGTCCCCCCTCCTCGGCCCCCCGGACCCCGTGGGCCCGGCCCACGCGGACTCCCCGGCGGCCTGACCGGACCGGCCCCGCCCCTCACCGGGCGGGGCCGCGCGCCGTCAGGGGCCGTACGGCGCCTCCCCGAACACACCTCGCGCACGGCGCGACACCCTAGGTACGGACCTGCGCTCAATCGCGCTCCCCCTCGCTCGTTAGAGGGAAAATCCGCTGGTCAGCCCGGTCTGACTAGCCTGTTCCGGCCATCGCCAACCATCCGAAGTGACGGTACTGTCGGGCTGAACCACCCGGGCGAGTGATGCGTCTAGAACCTGTGAGAAGCGGTGCCGCGAAATCCCTGCGGATCGACGCCCGCAGGGCAACACTGGGTCCGAGCAAGACACTTCGCCAACGGGGGGCGGCCATGAACGACGCATCGAGCCGCAGGGCAGAACCGACACTCACCTCACACATCACGACAGAGCGAAAGATCCCCTCCACCATGTGCCAGCACCAGCCACCGTGTCCGTCCGCAGAATCCGCCGACCGGGAGTCCGCCCGCCTCGTGGCGCACCACCCCGAACAGGGCTGGAGCCTGCTGTGCAACGGCGTTCTGCTCTTCGAGGACACCGGTGAGCTCCTGCCCGACGGCCGGGTCATCGCCCCGCACCGCAGCGGCGCCCGGGCGATGACGGCCGCCTGAGCCGGAGGACGGAGCACGACCACGAAGGGGCCGGCGGGAGAGCACTCCCGGACCGGCCCCGACGCGTTCGCGCGGACGATTACTGCGCGTAGGCGTCCAGCGGCGGACAGGAGCAGACCAGGTTCCGGTCGCCGAAGGCCTGGTCGATCCGGCGC
The DNA window shown above is from Streptomyces sp. NBC_00670 and carries:
- a CDS encoding DUF5999 family protein, encoding MCQHQPPCPSAESADRESARLVAHHPEQGWSLLCNGVLLFEDTGELLPDGRVIAPHRSGARAMTAA